One Onthophagus taurus isolate NC chromosome 11, IU_Otau_3.0, whole genome shotgun sequence genomic window carries:
- the LOC111413290 gene encoding outer dynein arm-docking complex subunit 4-like, with translation MFGQPVEICGYQFLFRETGYYITRREQFEHALQSFDIAVEKTPEDRRALMGRSIARAKAVQYEGAMADINKALTLFPDDLVLLALKALNTYLSCDFEEALVQNLRCLPLRKKPDNFYMGVMHCTQAIENGIGEFAGRPLRDHFKIIRKLAWKKAFEAENPVKYVARNKKKKKKPKEDKGKKQVLEPLALIKYLQSKKTRKEVHYQCGEEPEGYEVEIRDSLRSHRAEDEFIPKGPRFPYRPLQRYTSNIENFMAEKYLNSMYLDKIFLKTLKDNPGVSSPNRDGYKHILQLAKDGYKMLSYKQELLRTRRPFYFIKFAETLLSKRLLERLEAEKQYIRERTETKADYLLNKMKTHINKRETKFALDTAEKIKAFCEEKPRKYLPAKDSILEEVCVLVGNAYLDMKRLNLNQSDADQIKRINNMLGLPISREPSQDSILKQFKGVFIDWRKQITIAEVRLLNSTSQLEVAWLYHDLAKYHAELKLFELARVYARKCIVEAKLSENIPWIINAKMIIAKINMCQHNRTDARTEVNAALELSKQLDNDQLTQYIERTLGVVETTEFEDIFGMKLVEQRENQILTMMAASGMKDEVAHLFRQMAVMPASRRMSVMPGVRFTDTKKVNKNKKMSILPQQKTSDDDFPMRKGKGEKKENKVGFIEMLQD, from the exons atgtttggtcAACCAGTGGAGATTTGTGGTTATCAATTCCTTTTTAGGGAAACGGGATACTACATCACCCGAAGAGAACAATTTGAACATG CATTACAATCTTTTGATATTGCCGTTGAAAAAACGCCCGAAGATCGTAGGGCTTTAATGGGAAGATCAATAGCTAGAGCAAAAGCTGTACAATATGAAGGGGCAATGGCAGATATTAATAAAGCATTAACACTGTTCCCAGACGATCTTGTTTTATTAGCATTAAAAGCTCTCAATACTTATTTAAGTTGTGATTTTGAAGAGGCTTTAGTTCAAAACTTAAGATGTTTGCCTTTAAGAAAAAAGCcggataatttttatatgggAGTCATGCAc tgTACACAAGCTATTGAAAATGGAATTGGTGAATTTGCCGGACGCCCATTAAGAGAtcacttcaaaataataagaaaattagcTTGGAAGAAAGCTTTTGAAGCGGAAAATCCCGTGAAATACGTGGcgagaaataaaaagaaaaagaaaaagccGAAAGAAGATAAAGGCAAAAAGCAAGTTTTAGAACCATTGGCTCTTATAAAATACTTGCAATCGAAAAAAACCAGAAAAGAGGTGCATTACCAATGCGGAGAAGAACCAGAGGGATACGAAGTAGAAATTCGAGACAGCTTAAGAAGTCATCGAGCTGAAGATGAATTTATCCCAAAAGGACCACGATTTCCTTACAGACCACTTCAACGGTACACcagtaacatcgaaaattttatggcTGAAAAGTACCTGAATTCAATGTACttggataaaatttttttaaaaactctcAAAGATAACCCAGGAGTATCAAGTCCAAACAGAGACGGTTATAAACACATCCTACAATTAGCCAAAGACGGTTACAAAATGTTATCGTACAAACAAGAATTGTTACGAACCCGAAGACCATTCTATTTCATCAAATTCGCAGAAACTTTACTTTCGAAGCGCCTTTTGGAACGTTTGGAAGCCGAAAAACAATATATACGAGAAAGAACCGAAACTAAAGCCGATtacttattaaacaaaatgaaaactCACATCAATAAACGCGAAACGAAATTCGCCCTTGATACCgctgaaaaaattaaagcattttgcGAGGAAAAACCGAGAAAATATCTCCCCGCCAAAGACAGTATTTTAGAGGAGGTGTGTGTTCTCGTTGGAAACGCTTATTTGGATATGAAGAGGTTGAATCTTAATCAATCCGATGCAGATCAAATAAAAAGGATTAATAACATGTTGGGATTACCGATTAGTAGGGAACCATCTCaagattcaattttaaaacaatttaaggGTGTATTTATTGATTGGAG AAAACAAATTACAATAGCTGAAGTTCGCCTCCTTAACTCAACATCTCAATTAGAAGTAGCTTGGTTATATCATGATCTAGCAAAATATCACGCAGagctaaaattatttgaattagCAAGAGTTTACGCTAGAAAATGTATCGTCGAAGCCAAACTAAGCGAAAACATTCCGTGGATTATCAACGCTAAAATGATCATAGCCAAGATTAATATGTGCCAACATAATAGAACTGATGCGCGAACAGAAGTGAACGCAGCTCTCGAATTATCCAAGCAACTCGACAACGACCAATTAACTCAATATATAGAAAGA acatTAGGAGTTGTTGAAACAACCGAATTTGAAGACATATTCGGAATGAAACTGGTGGAACAAAGAGAGAACCAAATCTTGACGATGATGGCTGCATCCGGAATGAAAGATGAAGTCGCTCATCTCTTCCGACAAATGGCTGTTATGCCAGCTTCCAGAAGAATGTCGGTTATGCCTGGAGTTAGATTTACCGACACCAAAAAG gtgAATAAGAACAAGAAAATGAGCATTTTACCCCAACAAAAGACATCAGACGATGATTTTCCAATGAGGAAAGGAAAAGgtgaaaagaaagaaaataaagtcgGATTTATAGAAATGCTTCaagattaa